In the Candidatus Thorarchaeota archaeon genome, one interval contains:
- a CDS encoding class I tRNA ligase family protein — TPTRWLLSKVNSAAAKCGEFIDNLKLRDYAIRVTSDMIRTVNEYLNRSEVPSKERDDVMAYVADMWIRLIAPLAPHAAEEMWEKMGHDDYISLASWPEADDQLIDPTAEQAHEIVQRAIDDVEEIQKLLKDETPEQVHLYVSPQWKFDALDSVEEADLPIVTGKIMGHLMSQEQFRDHGGDVKKVVDRILKENGVWDYSDSAEQELAIFNDAEDYMSAALDLDVHVHDAADPEYDPKGKAKFALPGRPSLYLE; from the coding sequence TACACCAACGCGATGGTTGTTGTCGAAGGTCAATTCTGCTGCTGCAAAATGCGGCGAATTCATTGACAACTTGAAGCTGAGAGACTATGCTATTCGTGTTACTTCAGATATGATTCGGACCGTTAATGAGTACTTGAATCGCTCGGAGGTACCTTCCAAAGAACGTGATGACGTGATGGCGTATGTAGCTGATATGTGGATCAGATTGATTGCGCCTTTAGCTCCCCATGCAGCTGAAGAAATGTGGGAGAAAATGGGACATGATGATTACATATCACTCGCTTCTTGGCCTGAAGCTGATGATCAACTCATTGACCCAACGGCTGAGCAGGCTCACGAAATTGTGCAACGAGCTATTGATGATGTAGAGGAAATCCAAAAACTGCTCAAGGATGAAACTCCTGAACAGGTCCATCTATATGTGTCCCCTCAGTGGAAATTTGATGCGCTTGACAGCGTTGAGGAAGCAGACTTGCCGATTGTGACCGGCAAGATTATGGGCCACCTGATGTCGCAGGAGCAATTCCGAGACCACGGTGGGGACGTCAAGAAGGTTGTCGATAGAATTTTGAAAGAAAATGGCGTCTGGGACTACTCAGATAGTGCTGAGCAGGAGCTGGCTATATTCAACGATGCTGAAGATTACATGAGCGCAGCCTTGGACCTAGATGTCCATGTTCATGATGCAGCAGACCCTGAGTATGATCCAAAAGGCAAAGCAAAATTCGCTCTGCCAGGCCGTCCATCGCTTTATTTGGAATAG